A genomic window from Lotus japonicus ecotype B-129 chromosome 1, LjGifu_v1.2 includes:
- the LOC130728373 gene encoding uncharacterized protein LOC130728373 isoform X1 — protein sequence MWTQQLLQAPPPQNLFLCCSAPSVPKKPSFVKLCPTQNAKSHYNRVKPISLDEFPPNALRRRGGFTLGVDLGMARTGIAISKGFNFRPVTVLELRGQKLEVQMINIAEQEEADEFVIGLPRSFDGKETPQSNIVRTVAGRLAIRAAERGWRVYLQDEHGTTTEAVNRMVNMGLSKSSQQRKLDAYAAMMVLERYFSTSGKDAEFVLPKNLELQGKLRKGPPEDDDFFSDED from the exons atgTGGACGCAGCAACTGCTACAGGCACCACCACCCCAGAACCTCTTCCTCTGTTGTTCAGCTCCGAGTGTTCCAAAAAAACCATCTTTTGTGAAACTGTGTCCGACCCAGAATGCCAAAAGTCACTACAACAGAGTAAAGCCAATCTCTTTGGATGAATTTCCCCCGAACGCCCTTCGCAGGAGAGGAGGCTTCACTCTTGGAGTCGACCTGGGTATGGCTCGCACTGGCATTGCCATCAGTAAAGGCTTCAACTTTCGCCCTGTAACG GTTTTGGAATTGCGAGGACAGAAGCTTGAGGTCCAGATGATAAACATTGCTGAACAAGAG GAGGCAGACGAGTTTGTAATTGGACTTCCAAGATCTTTTGACGGGAAGGAAACACCACAGTCAAACATAGTCCGTACTGTTGCAGGGAGGCTTGCTATTCGAGCTGCTGAGAG GGGTTGGAGGGTATATCTACAGGATGAACATGGGACAACAACAGAAGCCGTAAATCGAATGGTGAACAT GGGCTTAAGTAAGTCCTCTCAGCAGAGGAAACTTGATGCCTATGCTGCCATG ATGGTACTGGAGAGATATTTCTCCACGTCGGGTAAGGATGCTGAATTTGTTTTGCCAAAGAATCTAGAACTGCAAGGAAAACTCAGAAAGGGTCCTCCTGAAGACGACGATTTTTTCTCAGATGAAGATTAA
- the LOC130728373 gene encoding uncharacterized protein LOC130728373 isoform X2 has translation MINIAEQEEADEFVIGLPRSFDGKETPQSNIVRTVAGRLAIRAAERGWRVYLQDEHGTTTEAVNRMVNMGLSKSSQQRKLDAYAAMMVLERYFSTSGKDAEFVLPKNLELQGKLRKGPPEDDDFFSDED, from the exons ATGATAAACATTGCTGAACAAGAG GAGGCAGACGAGTTTGTAATTGGACTTCCAAGATCTTTTGACGGGAAGGAAACACCACAGTCAAACATAGTCCGTACTGTTGCAGGGAGGCTTGCTATTCGAGCTGCTGAGAG GGGTTGGAGGGTATATCTACAGGATGAACATGGGACAACAACAGAAGCCGTAAATCGAATGGTGAACAT GGGCTTAAGTAAGTCCTCTCAGCAGAGGAAACTTGATGCCTATGCTGCCATG ATGGTACTGGAGAGATATTTCTCCACGTCGGGTAAGGATGCTGAATTTGTTTTGCCAAAGAATCTAGAACTGCAAGGAAAACTCAGAAAGGGTCCTCCTGAAGACGACGATTTTTTCTCAGATGAAGATTAA
- the LOC130728361 gene encoding DNA-(apurinic or apyrimidinic site) endonuclease, which yields MKRFFKPVEKDSDGCRKKPRENDQEEQEEEEETRKEPLKFLTWNANSFLLRVKNNLPEFSKFITAFDPDVIAIQEVRMPAAGSKGAPKNQGEIKDDTSSAKEEKKILMRALSSPPFGSYRIWWSLADSKYAGTALLVKKCFKPKSVVFNLDKIASKHEPDGRVILAEFETLRLLNTYVPNNGWKEEANSFQRRRKWDKRILEFVTQNSDKPLIWCGDLNVSHEEIDVSHPEFFSAAKLNGYVPPNEEDCGQPGFTLAERRRFGTILREGKLVDAYRFLHKDKDMERGFSWSGNPVGKYRGKRMRIDYFIVSENFKEKIVACEMHGQGIELQGFYGSDHCPVTLEFSPSSNSQNEEQV from the exons ATGAAGCGGTTTTTCAAACCAGTGGAGAAAGATTCAGATGGTTGTCGGAAGAAGCCGAGAGAGAACGACCAAGAGgaacaggaagaagaagaagagaccAGAAAGGAGCCCTTGAAGTTCTTAACCTGGAATGCCAACAGCTTTCTCCTTCGTGTCAAGAACAACTTGCCCGAATTCTCCAAATTCATCACCGCTTTCGATCCCGATGTCATTGCCATACAG GAAGTGCGGATGCCTGCCGCCGGATCCAAGGGTGCACCTAAAAATCAGGGAGAGATAAAAGATGATACAAGCTCTGCCAAGGAAGAAAAGAAG ATATTGATGCGTGCACTTTCAAGTCCACCTTTTGGGAGCTATCGTATTTGGTGGTCTCTCGCAGATTCAAAATATGCAGGGACAGCTCTACTTGTAAAAAAATGCTTCAAGCCAAAAAGTGTAGTTTTCAATCTTGATAAAATAG cttCAAAGCATGAACCCGATGGCCGAGTAATCTTAGCTGAATTTGAAACACTTCGTTTATTGAATACGTATGTACCAAATAATGGATGGAAAGAGGAGGCAAACTCATTTCAGAGGCGAAGAAAATGGGACAAAAGGATTCTGGAATTTGTTACACAAAATTCAGACAAGCCATTGATATGGTGTGGGGATCTGAATGTCAG CCATGAAGAGATTGATGTGAGTCATCCAGAGTTTTTTTCTGCAGCAAAACTCAACGGTTATGTTCCTCCAAATGAAGAG GATTGTGGGCAGCCTGGTTTTACCTTGGCTGAAAGAAGAAGATTTGGTACCATCTTAAGAGA GGGGAAGCTGGTAGATGCATACAGATTTCTGCACAAGGATAAGGATATGGAACGAGGTTTCTCATGGTCTGGAAATCCAGTTGGAAA GTATCGTGGAAAGCGGATGAGAATAGACTATTTTATAGTTTCAGAaaattttaaagaaaagattgttGCATGTGAAATGCATGGACAGGGGATAGAGTTGCAAG GTTTTTATGGAAGTGATCATTGTCCAGTTACCTTGGAGTTCTCTCCTAGTTCCAACTCTCAAAATGAGGAGCAAGTATAA
- the LOC130728351 gene encoding CBBY-like protein: protein MAMAAASSIISVSSASLLITTPQPKTQTILLKHTHEHHHVPTSSLTGTSTLASLKISSSPATTTSMRTATRRRLSCSASASPSTLPSALLFDCDGVLVDTEKDGHRISFNQTFQERELGVTWDVDLYGELLKIGGGKERMTAYFNKTGWPANAPSGEQERKEFVASLHKQKTELFMALIEKKLLPLRPGVAKLVDQALTQGVNVAVCSTSNEKAVSAIVSFLLGPERAEKIQIFAGDVVHRKKPDPAIYILAANTLGVEPSRCVVVEDSAIGLAAAKAAGMKCIITKSGYTADEDFLNADAVFDFIGDPPEERFDLAFCGSLLEKQYVS from the exons ATGGCAATGGCAGCAGCAAGTAGCATCATCTCCGTTTCCTCTGCTTCACTCTTGATCACAACACCCCAACCCAAAACGCAAACCATCCTCCTAAAACACACACATGAACATCATCATGTTCCAACATCCTCTTTGACAGGCACATCAACACTTGCTTCTCTCAAGATATCATCATCAccagcaacaacaacatcaatGAGAACTGCCACAAGGCGCAGGTTGAGTTGCTCAGCCTCTGCTTCACCTTCCACGCTTCCCTCGGCTCTTCTTTTTGACTGCGATGGTGTCCTTGTTGACACTGAGAAAGATGGCCACCGTATCTCTTTCAATCAAACATTCCAAGAG AGAGAACTAGGTGTTACCTGGGACGTGGACTTGTATGGGGAGTTACTCAAAATTGGAGGTGGGAAAGAAAg GATGACAGCCTACTTTAACAAGACGGGTTGGCCTGCGAATGCCCCATCAGGTGAACAAGAAAGGAAAGAATTTGTAGCTTCACTTCacaagcaaaagacagaactATTCATGGCCCTTATTGAGAAAAAACTGTTGCCTCTTCGCCCAGGTGTTGCAAA GCTTGTTGATCAGGCTTTAACTCAAGGAGTCAATGTTGCTGTTTGCAGCACTTCCAATGAGAAGGCG GTATCTGCAATAGTATCATTCTTGCTGGGACCTGAGCGAGCAGAAAAAATCCAGATATTTGCAGGAGATGTGGTTCACCGCAAAAAGCCTGATCCA GCCATCTATATACTAGCAGCCAACACTCTGGGTGTTGAACCTTCAAG ATGTGTTGTGGTGGAGGACAGTGCCATAGGCCTAGCAGCTGCTAAAGCAGCTGGTATGAAGTGTATCATAACAAAGAGCGG CTATACAGCAGATGAAGACTTCTTAAATGCAGATGCGGTGTTTGACTTCATTGGTGATCCTCCTGAGGAGAGATTTGATTTGGCATTCTGTGGTAGCCTTCTTGAGAAGCAATACGTCAGCTAG